The Cryobacterium sp. SO1 genomic sequence CCCACAAGTACGGCCTGGTCTACCCCGGGTTGGGTTGGGTGGTCTGGCGCAGCCGGGATCTGATGCCGGACGAACTGATCTTCAACGTGAGCTACCTCGGCGGAGACATGCCGACCCTGGCGCTGAACTTCTCCCGGCCCGGCGCCCAGGTGCTGCTGCAATACTTCCTGTTTCTGCGGCTCGGTTTCGAGGGCTACCGGATCGTGCAGCAGACCTCGCAAGACGTTGCCAAGTACCTGTCGAAGGGCATCGGAGAGCACGGCGCCTTCACCCTTGTCAGCGACGGATCCGACATTCCCGTGTTCGCCTGGAGGCTTGCGGAAGGGCACACCGACAAGTGGAATCTGTACCATCTGTCCGACCGTCTCCGTGCCAGAGGCTGGCTGGTGCCCGCGTATCCGATGCCGGACAATCTGTCCGATCGCACGGTGCAACGGATCGTGGTGCGGAACGGGTTGAGCCTGGACCTCGCATCGAGGCTGCTCACCGCGATCACCGAGGAGACCGCGTATCTCGACAAACTGGAAAGCCCGATGCCGGTGGAGGACCAGCACCCAGGGTTCGCGCACTGAGGCGAGTGGCGCCACTGGGCTGAGTAGTCGGTCAGAATAACCGGCGGGTTTCGCAAAGTGAGTCGGCCGAGCGTAGCCTTTCCCTGGGACGCATTCTCTCGGCGGACCCGTGAGAAGGTACCAATGACACTCAAAGCTGAGCCTGGGATCGCTACGCAGGCAGCATCAGAAACGGCCCCGTCGGGGGCATCGGGATCCCAGGCCTTTGAGTCTCAGGCCGAGGACGTCGTCACGGTCGAAACGCCGGTCGCCTTGGTGACCGGAGCTGGCTCGGCTTTGGGGAGGGCGGTCGTCGCCAAGCTCCTCGCGAACGGCTACGCGGTCACCGGCATCGACGACAGGGAAACCGACCTCCTCGGCGAACAGCACCGGGTGCTGGTGGGCGACATGGGCACAGAGGAGGGCGCCCGGTGGGCGGTCTCGGAGGCCGCCGACACCTTCGGCAGACTCGACTCCGCCGTGCTCCTGGCAGATTCGGGCGGGTCCCGCTCCATCCACGTGCCCGGAACCGCGGCAGAGGGGGAGCTCCTCCTCGCCCGCAACCTGAAAGGCATCGCCCTGGGCATCAAGTCGGCCGTCGAGGGGCTCTCCCTCGACGGGCACCGGAGCATCGTGGCGACGGCATCCGTTGCCGGTCTGCTCGCGGACCCGGGCGACTGGGCCCATCACGCGTCCAGAATCGCCATCATCGACCTCGTGCGCTCTTCCGCGCTCACTTACGCGGCCAAGGGCATCAGGATCAACAACGTGGCAGCCGGCCTGCTGCGGGCTGACGATCTGAGTGACCCTCCGAACGATCAGAACTTCGGACGGGACTTCTCCCGCCGGATCCCGCTGTTCAGACTGGCCCAGCCCGAGGAGATCGCGTCGGTGATCGCCTTCCTGGTGTCCCCGGCCGCGTCGTACGTGACGGGCACCACACTCGCCGTCGACGGCGGGCTGACGGCATCCGCCGGGCTGGTCTTCTAAGCGACGCCTCCGCACCAAGCTGCGAATTCCCTGACCAAATAGCCGCGTTCCAGGGACGGGTTGACCGCCATGGCAGAATGTCGCTCCGGGGCAATTGCCAGGGGCAATCGCTTGTGGCGTCGGCTCCGAAGAACCAACGGCTCATTGAAACACGACAGGCGGCGTAACCGCCGCGAGGAGGCACTGTGGGCACTCACACGACGCTGGACGAGATTCGACAGGCGGGCAGCATCCTGGCCGGCATCCGCTCGGCAGATGACCTGACCGTCGCCGCCAGCCGGGACGGCGGCAACCGTGCCGTGCGGCTGCTCACCCAGGCGGCGCTCGACCCCACCGACCAACTCACCGCTATCGCCTCCGTGCACGCGCTGGCCCAGGTCTTCGACGAGTCGGCCGATGACGTCCTGGTCGCGCTGCTCGAAAACGACGCGGCGTTCCTGCGCGAACACGCCGCCTGGGCGTTCGGCACCAGGCTCCCGCGTTTCGACGCCATCGCCGGCCTGCTGCGCATGGTCGTCGCCGGGGGGTTCTCGGGCATGATCGCCCAGCGCACCCTCGAACAGTGGGCGTCGTCGGCCCCCGACCACGTGGCGTTGGCCACCGAGGGCGCCATGCTCGGCGTCGCCGGCCCCGCCGCCCGTGCCCGGCTCGTCGAAACCCTTGGCCTGATCCCAGGCCGCATCCCCGACCGGATGCTGCGGCGCATCGCCGCGGATGCCGCCGAAGCCCTCGACCCCCGCGCCGCGGCTGTAGCCGCCCTCGGCGACCGACCGGCCACCGACGCCGCCATCGGCCTGGTGACCAGCCTGGCCCGGGGGGACGACGACCTGGCCGACGTGGCCAGGTTGGCGCTGCTGGACCTCACCGTGCCCAGCTATCCGCGGGCACCGTGGAGCCAGGGCCAGACCGTGGCCCAGCTGTTCCTGCACGCCGACATCGACCGCGAGCTCAGCCAGGTGGGGGCCGGCGACAACGGCGGCATCGCCACCTTGCTCGTGCGACTGGGCGACGCCCTCGTCGCCGGCGATGACAGCACGGCGGATGCGTTCCCGCCGGCCGTCGACCGGGTGCTCACCCTGTCGCGCGGCGGCCCCGACGCCGCCCTGACTTGCCTGCCGGAGGTCAGCTCCACCCTCTCCGGTCACGCCTTCGCCACGGTGCCGTTCCTGGGCGCCCCGGTCTCCTCCGCCGAATCCTGGCCCCGCCGGGTGGCCGTGCAGCGCGGCATCCGCCGGGTCTTGCGGGCAGCAGGCACCGTGGACGTGCTGCACCTGCGGATGGCCGACGTCGGCACCCTCGCCGCCTCGACCGTCGCCCGCGAGTTGGAGATCCCGATCGTCTTCACCGTCGCCCCCGACCCGCACAGCGTCATCAACGCCATGGACGCCTCCGGTGCCCTCACCCGGGCCAACTTCGGCACCGTCGACGAGGTCGAGCACTTCTGGTTCCGGGCCCGGCTCGTGCAGCGGATCGCGGCCGACGCCGCGCACACAGTGCTCTTCCCTCGCCCCCAACTGGAGCGCGACATGCGTGATCTGGTCGGCATCGACATCACGGCGCACCCTGAGCGGCACTCCGTCGTCGCCGAAGGCATCGACCTGACGGTGATCGAACGCTCCGTCGAGACCGCGCTGAAGGCCGACCCGGCCGACTTCGCCGACCTCGACGCCCTGCTGGCGACCCTGCCGGCTTCCCGCCGGCACCTGCCGCTCGCCGTGACGGTGGGTCGGTTGCACAGGGTGAAGGGCATGGCGACCCTGGTGCACGCCTGGGCTGACGATGCCGCCCTGCGGGAGCGCTGCAACCTGCTGATCGTCGGGGGAGACCTGCGCACCCCGTCGGCGGACGAACGCCGTCAGCTCGACCTGATCGGCACGGCGGTCCCGCTGGACTCCGCCGCCGAGCACGGCCTGCTGCTGGCCGGACACCGCGCCAACGATGCGGTCGCCCGCTGGCTGGCCGCCGCCAGGCACGGCCGTCCAGGGCTGGCCGCACCACGCGGCGTCTACGTCTGCGCGAGCATGAAGGAAGAGTTCGGCATCGCCCTGCTCGAGGCCATGGCGACCGGGCTCACCGTCGTCGCCCCGAACGCCGG encodes the following:
- a CDS encoding SDR family NAD(P)-dependent oxidoreductase; its protein translation is MTLKAEPGIATQAASETAPSGASGSQAFESQAEDVVTVETPVALVTGAGSALGRAVVAKLLANGYAVTGIDDRETDLLGEQHRVLVGDMGTEEGARWAVSEAADTFGRLDSAVLLADSGGSRSIHVPGTAAEGELLLARNLKGIALGIKSAVEGLSLDGHRSIVATASVAGLLADPGDWAHHASRIAIIDLVRSSALTYAAKGIRINNVAAGLLRADDLSDPPNDQNFGRDFSRRIPLFRLAQPEEIASVIAFLVSPAASYVTGTTLAVDGGLTASAGLVF
- a CDS encoding glycosyltransferase, which encodes MGTHTTLDEIRQAGSILAGIRSADDLTVAASRDGGNRAVRLLTQAALDPTDQLTAIASVHALAQVFDESADDVLVALLENDAAFLREHAAWAFGTRLPRFDAIAGLLRMVVAGGFSGMIAQRTLEQWASSAPDHVALATEGAMLGVAGPAARARLVETLGLIPGRIPDRMLRRIAADAAEALDPRAAAVAALGDRPATDAAIGLVTSLARGDDDLADVARLALLDLTVPSYPRAPWSQGQTVAQLFLHADIDRELSQVGAGDNGGIATLLVRLGDALVAGDDSTADAFPPAVDRVLTLSRGGPDAALTCLPEVSSTLSGHAFATVPFLGAPVSSAESWPRRVAVQRGIRRVLRAAGTVDVLHLRMADVGTLAASTVARELEIPIVFTVAPDPHSVINAMDASGALTRANFGTVDEVEHFWFRARLVQRIAADAAHTVLFPRPQLERDMRDLVGIDITAHPERHSVVAEGIDLTVIERSVETALKADPADFADLDALLATLPASRRHLPLAVTVGRLHRVKGMATLVHAWADDAALRERCNLLIVGGDLRTPSADERRQLDLIGTAVPLDSAAEHGLLLAGHRANDAVARWLAAARHGRPGLAAPRGVYVCASMKEEFGIALLEAMATGLTVVAPNAGGPATYVEDGTTGFLVDTADAGSLGAGIAAALDLASGPFGDEFAQRAADMVTGTFAIQAMAGTLAGVYKSVVEAQEALNWALSAS